Proteins encoded within one genomic window of Lepus europaeus isolate LE1 unplaced genomic scaffold, mLepTim1.pri SCAFFOLD_229, whole genome shotgun sequence:
- the YJU2 gene encoding LOW QUALITY PROTEIN: splicing factor YJU2 (The sequence of the model RefSeq protein was modified relative to this genomic sequence to represent the inferred CDS: inserted 2 bases in 1 codon), with protein MSERKVLNKYYPPDFDPSKIPKLKLPKDRQYVVRLMAPFNMRCKTCGEYIYKGKKFNARKETVQNEAYLGLPIFRFYIKCTRCLAEITFKTDPENTDYSMEHGASRNFQAEKLLEEEERRLQREREDEELNNPMKVLENRTKDSKLEMQALENLQDLQDLNQRQACVDFEAMLRLHRLSEEERRQREQEEDARETAALLEEAQRRRLLETLTQRRTRPPPRPXAAPRPSPTAILEEGKRKAGGGSRKAQLSGLVVVKKRRTDPEGGAAAPGPAAPAPPAPRTSSLSLLGAYSDSEDSS; from the exons ATGTCGGAGCGAAAAGTTTTAAAC AAATACTACCCGCCCGACTTCGACCCGTCCAAGATCCCCAAGCTCAAGCTCCCCAAGGACCGGCAGTACGTGGTGCGGCTCATGGCGCCCTTCAACATGCG GTGCAAGACGTGCGGCGAGTACATCTACAAGGGGAAGAAGTTCAACGCGCGCAAGGAGACGGTGCAGAACGAGGCGTACCTGGGGCTGCCCATCTTCCGCTTCTACATCAAGTGCACGCGCTGCCTGGCCGAGATCACCTTCAAG aCCGACCCCGAGAACACGGACTACAGCATGGAGCACGGCGCCTCCCGCAACTTCCAGGCCGAGAagctgctggaggaggaggagcgacGGCTGCAGCGGGAGCGCGAGGACGAGGAGCTCAACAACCCCATGAAG GTGCTGGAGAACCGCACCAAGGACTCGAAGCTGGAGATGCAGGCCCTGGAGAACCTGCAGGACCtgcaggacctgaaccagcgccagGCCTGCGTGGACTTCGAGGCCATGCTGCGCCTGCACCGCCTGTCCGAGGAGGAGCGGCGGCAGCGCGAGCAGGAGGAGGACGCGCGCGAGACGGC ggccctgctggagGAAGCCCAGAGGCGCCGGCTCCTGGAGACTCTGACTCAGAGGAGGAcacggcccccgccccgccc ggcggcgccccggcccagccccacggccatcctggaggag GGCAAGAGGAAGGCGGGCGGTGGCAGCCGCAAGGCGCAGCTGTCCGGCCTGGTGGTGGTGAAGAAGCGGAGAACGGATCCCGAGGGCGGCGCTGCGGCCCCGGGCCCAG cagcgccggccccgcctGCGCCCCGCACCTCCTCCCTGAGCCTGCTGGGCGCCTACTCGGACAGCGAGGACAGCAGCTGA
- the SHD gene encoding LOW QUALITY PROTEIN: SH2 domain-containing adapter protein D (The sequence of the model RefSeq protein was modified relative to this genomic sequence to represent the inferred CDS: inserted 1 base in 1 codon): MAKWLRDYLSLGGRRPPPQPPSPDYAESEALRAYRQQRDLDFEDPYEDAGSRTEPDPPGLGEAKCNSPKHRLIKVEAADMARAKALLGSPEEEPEADTEYSDPFDAQPHPPPPDDGYMEPYDAQRVASDVPSRAVQLYDTPYEEDGDGEAGDGPATEQKPGQSRLPQEDERPADEYDXEWKKGHISRAFAVQFDSPEWERTAGSAKELRRPPPRSPQPAERVDPAVPLERQPWFHGPLSRADAETRLSLCKEGSYLVRLSETSPQDCSLSLRSSQGFLHLKFARTRDNQFVLGQHSGAFASVPELVLRYSSRPLPVQGAEHLALLYPVATQTP, from the exons ATGGCCAAGTGGCTCAGGGACTACCTGAGCCTGGGGGGGCGCAGGCCCCCGCCACAGCCGCCCAGCCCCGACTACGCGGAGAGCGAGGCGCTGAGGGCCTACCGCCAGCAGCGGGACCTGGACTTCGAGGACCCCTATGAGGACGCCGGCAGCCGCACGGAGCCGGACCCTCCCGGCCTCGGCGAGGCCAAGTGCAACTCCCCCAAGCACCGGCTCATCAAGGTGGAGGCGGCCGACATGGCCAGGGCCAAGGCCTTGCTGGGCAGCCCTGAGGAGGAG CCGGAAGCCGACACCGAGTACTCGGACCCCTTCGACGCTCAGCCTCACCCGCCACCCCCGGACGACGGCTACATGGAGCCCTACGATGCGCAGCGGGTGGCCAGTG ATGTGCCGAGCAGGGCGGTGCAGCTGTACGACACTCCCTACGAAGAAGACGGGGACGGAGAAGCGGGGGACGGGCCCGCCACCGAGCAGAAGCCCGGGCAGAGCCGGCTGCCCCAGGAGGACGAGAGGCCGGCCGACGAGTACG CAGAGTGGAAGAAAGGCCACATCTCCAGGGCGTTCGCAG tgcAGTTCGACAGTCCCGAGTGGGAGCGGACAGCAGGCTCGGCCAAGGAGCTCCGGAGACCCCCGCCCAGAAGCCCCCAGCCCGCAGAGCGCGTGGACCCGGCCGTGCCCCTGGAGAGACAGCC GTGGTTTCACGGCCCCCTGAGCCGCGCAGATGCCGAGACCCGCCTGTCGCTCTGTAAGGAAGGCAGCTACCTCGTGCGGCTCAGCGAGACCAGCCCCCAGGACTGCTCCCTGTCCCTGAG gagcagccagggctttctGCACCTGAAGTTTGCGCGGACCCGAGACAACCAGTTCGTgctgggccagcacagtggcgccTTCGCCAGCGTCCCCGAGCTCGTCCTGAGGTACAGCTCGCGTCCGCTGCCCGTGCAGGGCGCTGAGCACCTGGCCCTGCTGTACCCGGTGGCCACTCAGACCCCCTGa
- the EBI3 gene encoding LOW QUALITY PROTEIN: interleukin-27 subunit beta (The sequence of the model RefSeq protein was modified relative to this genomic sequence to represent the inferred CDS: inserted 1 base in 1 codon), which yields MVPRLLLALALWAGCSSCGAGEGHPAAAAQPRVQCRAPRYPLAVDCSWDLPLAPDPAGPPSFVATYRLGLAARGESWPCVQAAPEAASCSIADLRLFSPVPYVLNVTTLHGGSSFTAFVAENIIKPDPPEAVRLSPLPXQRLRVQWAPPRSWPLPDVFALKYWVRYRRPGAARFRQVGPTEATSVTLRALRPHARYQVQVAAQDITDSGEASDWSLPVAVP from the exons ATGGtccccaggctcctcctggcccTCGCCCTCTGGGCTGGCTGCTCATCCTGCGGAGCAGGGGAAG GCCACCCCGCAGCTGCCGCCCAGCCCAGGGTGCAGTGCCGGGCGCCGAGGTACCCGCTGGCCGTGGACTGCTCCTGGGACCTGCCGCTGGCTCCCGACCCTGCCGGACCCCCGTCCTTCGTGGCCACGTACAG gcTCGGCTTGGCCGCCCGCGGCGAGAGCTGGCCCTGCGTGCAGGCGGCGCCCGAGGCCGCGAGCTGCAGCATAGCCGACCTGCGGCTCTTCTCCCCGGTGCCCTACGTCCTCAACGTCACGACCCTGCACGGCGGCAGCAGCTTCACGGCCTTCGTGGCCGAAAACATCA TCAAGCCCGACCCTCCCGAGGCCGTGCGTCTGAGCCCCCTGC GGCAGCGGCTGCGGGTGCAGTGGGCGCCCCCTcgctcctggcccctccctgacGTCTTCGCGCTCAAGTACTGGGTGCGCTACCGCCGCCCGGGGGCCGCCCGCTTCCGGCAG GTGGGCCCCACCGAGGCCACGTCGGTCACCCTCAGGGCCCTGCGGCCCCACGCCAGGTACCAGGTGCAGGTGGCCGCACAGGACATCACGGACTCCGGGGAGGCCAGTGACTGGAGCCTGCCTGTGGCTGTGCCCTGA
- the FSD1 gene encoding fibronectin type III and SPRY domain-containing protein 1 produces MEDQREALRKIITTLAVKNEEIQSFIYALKQMLLNVEANSAKVQEDLEAEFQSLFSLLEELKEGMLVKIKQDRASRTYELQNQLAACTRALESSEELLETANQTLQAADSPDFPQAAKQIKDGVTMAPAFRLSLKAKASDNMSHLMVDFAQERQILQALKFLPVPSAPVIDLAESLVADNCVTLVWHVPDEDSKIDHYVLEYRRTNFEGPPRLKEDQPWMVIEGVRQTEYTLTGLKFDMKFMNFRVKACNKAVAGEFSEPVTLETPAFMFRLDGSTSHQNLRVDDLSVEWDAMGGKVQDIKKDGKGRTASPVNSPARGNPSPKRMPSGRGGRDRFTAESYTVLGDTLIDGGEHYWEVRYEPDSKAFGVGVAYRSLGRFEQLGKTAASWCLHVNNWLQVSFAAKHANKVKVLDAPVPDCLGVHCDFHQGLLSFYNARTKQLLHTFKAKFTQPLLPAFTVWCGSFQVTTGLQVPSCVRCLQKRGSATSSSNTSLT; encoded by the exons ATGGAGGACCAGAGG GAGGCGCTGCGGAAGATCATCACGACGCTGGCCGTGAAAAACGAAGAGATCCAGAGCTTCATCTACGCCCTCAAACAGATGCTGCTGAACGTGGAG GCGAACTCGGCCAAGGTGCAGGAGGACCTGGAGGCGGAGTTCCAGTCCCTGTTCTCGCTGCTGGAGGAGCTGAAGGAGGGCATGCTCGTGAAAATCAAGCAGGACCGCGCCAGCCGCACCTACGAGCTGCag AACCAGCTTGCAGCCTGCACGCGGGCGCTGGAGAGCTCCGAGGAGCTGCTGGAGACGGCCAACCAGACGCTGCAGGCCGCCGACAGCCCGGACTTCCCCCAG GCTGCCAAGCAGATCAAAGACGG GGTCACCATGGCCCCTGCCTTCCGCCTGTCCCTGAAAGCCAAAGCCAGCGACAACATGAGCCACCTCATGGTGGACTTCGCCCAGGAGCGGCAGATTCTGCAGGCGCTCAAGTTCCTGCCTG TGCCCAGCGCGCCAGTCATCGACCTGGCCGAGTCCCTCGTGGCTGACAACTGCGTGACCCTGGTGTGGCACGTGCCGGACGAGGACAGCAAGATCGACCACTACGTGCTGGAGTACCGGCGGACCAACTTCGAGGGCCCGCCGCGCCTCAAGGAGGACCAGCCCTGGATGGTGATCGAGGGCGTGCGGCAGACGGAGTACACCCTGACCG GTCTCAAGTTCGACATGAAGTTCATGAACTTCCGCGTGAAAGCCTGCAACAAGGCCGTGGCAGGGGAGTTCTCCGAGCCAGTGACCCTGGAGACCCCAG CATTCATGTTCCGCCTGGACGGGTCCACATCCCATCAGAACCTGCGGGTGGACGATCTCTCCGTGGAGTGGGACGCCATGGGCGGGAAGGTGCAGGACATCAAGAAAGACGGCAAGGGGCGGACGGCGTCTCCTGTCAACTCCCCGGCCAG gggtaACCCATCTCCCAAGAGGATGCCCTCCGGTCGCGGGGGACGGGACCGTTTCACCGCCGAGTCCTACACGGTGCTGG GGGACACGCTGATCGACGGCGGCGAGCACTACTGGGAGGTCCGCTACGAGCCGGACAGTAAGGCGTTCGGCGTGGGCGTGGCCTACCGCAGCCTGGGCCGCTTCGAGCAGCTGGGCAAGACGGCCGCGTCGTGGTGCCTGCACGTCAACAACTGGCTGCAGGTCAGCTTTGCGGCCAAGCACGCCAACAAGGTGAAGGTGCTGGACGCCCCCGTGCCCGACTGCCTGGGCGTGCACTGCGACTTCCACCAAG GCCTCCTGTCTTTCTACAACGCCCGCACCAAGCAGCTGCTGCACACCTTCAAGGCCAAGTTCACACAGCCGCTGCTGCCTGCCTTCACC GTGTGGTGCGGCAGCTTCCAGGTGACCACGGGCCTGCAGGTGCCGAGCTGTGTGCGCTGCCTGCAGAAGCGGGGCAGCGCCACCAGCAGCTCCAACACCAGCCTCACCTAG